Proteins co-encoded in one Mastacembelus armatus chromosome 24, fMasArm1.2, whole genome shotgun sequence genomic window:
- the atp5mj gene encoding ATP synthase F(0) complex subunit j, mitochondrial, translating to MAGRLFTNWWAKMGPYYTKAYPEIFVGLGIMEFLYYKLSYGGKKAVKNKPSH from the exons ATGGCTGGACGCCTGTTTACAAATTGGTGGGCCAAGATGGGACCTTATTACACTAAGGCATACCCAGAGATATTTGTTGGTCTTGGGATCATGGAATTCTTGTACTATAAACTTTCATATGGAG gcaAGAAGGCTGTGAAAAACA AGCCCTCCCATTGA